A DNA window from Vigna angularis cultivar LongXiaoDou No.4 chromosome 1, ASM1680809v1, whole genome shotgun sequence contains the following coding sequences:
- the LOC108319092 gene encoding uncharacterized protein LOC108319092, producing MGRKAGTLFINPKRFGSLHKPCMKEMAMLLNCMAANHSDMEACARQKELLNACMDSQSKKNRKSWGSINYQLQRFNRGRK from the exons ATGGGTCGGAAAGCTGGTACGCTTTTTATCAACCCCAAGAGATTTGGTTCACTTCATAAGCCTTGCATGAAGGAAATGGCAATGTTGCTCAATTGTATGGCTGCAAACCACAGCGACATGGAAGCCTGTGCTCGTCAGAAGGAGCTATTAAATGCCTGTATGGATTCTCAG aGTAAAAAGAACAGAAAGTCTTGGGGAAGTATCAATTATCAACTGCAGAGGTTTAACCGAGGAAGGAAGTAA